The DNA region GATCCTGTTTCTCTACGTGAACTTATCGACAGTGATGAGTACCGCAACGCTAAGGGCAAGCTGACCTTTGCTGTCGGCAAGGATATCGAGGGCAAGATAGTTGTAGGCAATATTGCAAAAATGCCTCATCTTCTTGTTGCGGGAACTACCGGTTCAGGTAAATCGGTATTCACGAACTCCATAATCATGAGCGTGCTGTATCATGCTTCTCCCGAGGAAGTAAAGCTTATACTTATCGACCCCAAAATGGTCGAATTCAAGCTGTATGACAGGATACCTCACCTGCTTATACCTGTTGTCACCGACCCGCTGAAAGCGGCAGGTGCACTGGGCTGGGCAGTTAACGAGATGAACAAGCGCTATAAGATGTTCGAGGCTAATAACGTCAAGAATCTTGAAGAATTCAATGAGATGCTCACAGCTGAACATTCAAAGCCAGTTGATGAGATCGATCCTATGTTTGCTAAAATGAAGCTCATGCCGCAGATACTCATAGTTATCGATGAGTTTGCCGATCTTATGATGGCTGCTGGCAGTGAGGTAGAGGATTCAGTTATCAGGCTGGGTCAGCTTGCCCGTGCGGCAGGAATACACATGGTCATCGCTACACAGTCTCCAAGAAAAGACGTTATCACAGGTCTTATAAAATCCAATATACCCTCGAGAGTTTCCCTAAGCGTATCCAGTAATGTGGATTCAAGAGTAATCATGGATCAGGGCGGTGCTGAAAAACTTCTGGGCAACGGCGACTTGCTGTACAAGCCTGTTGGAGTAAAAACACCTATCCGTATACAGTCTGGTTTTGCTGATACTCCCGAGATAAAGTCTGTTGTTGAGTTCCTGAAAAGCGAACATTCAGCGGAATACAGTGCTGATATCATGGCAGAAGTCGAAGAGAATATGCCTAAGCCTAAGGAAGATAAGAAAAATGGCGGAAACAGTGATTCCGAGGATGTTATCATCAATCCCGATGATGATTTGATCGATCAGGCTATAACTGTTATCGTTACCACTGGAAATGCTTCGACCTCGTATTTACAGCGTAAGCTGAAACTTGGTTTTTCAAGAGCATCGCGCATCATGGATCAGATAGAGGAAATGGGTATCATAGGTCCTCAGGATGGTGCAAAACCCAGAAAGATCAACCTTACCGAAGAAGAATGGCTTGAAATGCGTGCCAGAAGATAAGGTGTTTTAAATGGCTGAAAAAAAAGGTAAAAAGAGCAGTCCGCCCCCGAAGAAGGGAAGTGGGCTTACACTAAAGCAAAGACTTCGATTGATATTGCTTATAATCCTGCTTTTTGCTGCAGGAGTTCTATGGCTTTTACATTATATGGAAATAATATCCGTTCAGGATATTATGGTCAAGCTTGGACTTGCCGATCGTCCTGCCACCCGCGCCGATCTTGAAGTACATTTCATCGATGTGGGACAGGGTGACTGCATACTTGTTGCATCACAAGGTCAGATTATGCTGATAGACAGCGGTGAGCGTGATAACGACAACGCAATCGAATCTTACCTTATACGTCATGGGATACATCACATAGATAAACTTATAGCGACTCACCCACATTCCGATCATATCGGAGAAATGGCTGAGATAATGTATACTTTCGATGTGGACAGCTTTATGATGCCGCGTATACCGGATGCATATGTGCCTACTACTAAATGCTACGAGGATATGTTGAAAGCCGTTGATGTCAGGGGAGTTTCAGTAATGTCACCAAAGGATACTTCGTTTCAGCTTGGGTGCTGTCAAGTACAGATATTCACGTCTGATATTGAGGATTCTGATAATCTGAATAATTATTCACTGATAGTCAAGGTCGTTCATGATAAAAACAGTTTCCTGTTTACGGGTGACTGCGAGAATGAAGAAGAGAAGTCACTGCTTAAAAAGGGTGTGGATCTAAAAGCAAAGGTCTTGAAAGCAGCACATCATGGAAGTTCAACTTCTTCGTCAGCTGATTTTCTTGATGTTGTCGATCCCGAATATGCAGTTATTTCCTGCGGAAAAAACAATGATTATGGTCATCCGAACAAAGAGACTGTAAGAAGGCTTTCAAAGTATGCTCGAAATACCTATATCACAGCCCGTGATGGCAGTGTGGTGTTTATTTCTGACGGCGAAGGACTTACAGTTGAATGTGAAAGGGATAAAAAATGAGATTCACAGTGGATAGGATCGAAGGTGCATTTGCTGTCTGTGAAGATAGCGATGGTGTTATGAAAAATATTGATCTGACAAAGCTTCCGATCAATGTTAAAAGCGGAGATATTCTGTTTTTCAATGATGGTCGTTTTAGTATAGACAGAACAGCGACGTCAGAAAGACGTGCAGAGATCGCAGCATTGCAGAAAAGACTGTTGGAAAAGTCTACCGATTGAAATTGCATACAATTATACAGATAAATCGGTATGCGTTGAAATGGAGTGATATATATGAACAGAGATCTGTTTTCGGTCATAAAGGTGAAGCTTCCAAGCCTCTCAAAAGGCCACAAGCTTATTGCAAATTATATACTCTCGCAGTATGACAAAGCTGCTTTTATGACTGCGCAGAAACTGGGCAAAACAGTGGGGGTCAGTGAATCAACTGTGGTTCGCTTTGCTTCTGAACTTGGATATGATGGTTATCCCGAACTTCAAAGACAGCTTCAGGATCTTATGCGCAACAAGCTGACTGCAGTTCAGCGTATCGAGGTAAGCTCCGAGCAGATGAACGGTGAGGATGTGTTACAGCGGGTGCTGAATCAGGATATCGACCGTATCCGTGCAACGCTGAATGAAACTAACAAGAATGATTTCAACCATGCGGTAGATCTTATAACATCGGCGAACACCATATATATCATCGGTACAAGAAGCTCAGCGGCGCTGGCTTATTTTCTGAACTATTATCTGAACTTGCTGTTCCCGCACGTAAAGCTGGTTCCCAGCACAACAACTTCCGAACTTTTTGAGCGTATAATGCGAATTGACAAAGACGATGTTATGATAGGTATATCTTTCCCCAGGTACTCAAATCAGACCGTAAAAGCGCTGAAATACTCCAAGACCAACGGCGCTAAAGTTAT from Ruminococcus albus AD2013 includes:
- a CDS encoding MurR/RpiR family transcriptional regulator; the encoded protein is MNRDLFSVIKVKLPSLSKGHKLIANYILSQYDKAAFMTAQKLGKTVGVSESTVVRFASELGYDGYPELQRQLQDLMRNKLTAVQRIEVSSEQMNGEDVLQRVLNQDIDRIRATLNETNKNDFNHAVDLITSANTIYIIGTRSSAALAYFLNYYLNLLFPHVKLVPSTTTSELFERIMRIDKDDVMIGISFPRYSNQTVKALKYSKTNGAKVIAITDSTSSPLTDYADALLLAKSDMASFADSLVAPLSLVNALIAAISIRNVDLVTQTFGKLEKVWEDFDVYAKNTENTENNDANEDV
- a CDS encoding ComEC/Rec2 family competence protein, with translation MAEKKGKKSSPPPKKGSGLTLKQRLRLILLIILLFAAGVLWLLHYMEIISVQDIMVKLGLADRPATRADLEVHFIDVGQGDCILVASQGQIMLIDSGERDNDNAIESYLIRHGIHHIDKLIATHPHSDHIGEMAEIMYTFDVDSFMMPRIPDAYVPTTKCYEDMLKAVDVRGVSVMSPKDTSFQLGCCQVQIFTSDIEDSDNLNNYSLIVKVVHDKNSFLFTGDCENEEEKSLLKKGVDLKAKVLKAAHHGSSTSSSADFLDVVDPEYAVISCGKNNDYGHPNKETVRRLSKYARNTYITARDGSVVFISDGEGLTVECERDKK
- a CDS encoding DUF3006 domain-containing protein — translated: MRFTVDRIEGAFAVCEDSDGVMKNIDLTKLPINVKSGDILFFNDGRFSIDRTATSERRAEIAALQKRLLEKSTD